In Mercurialis annua linkage group LG5, ddMerAnnu1.2, whole genome shotgun sequence, a single genomic region encodes these proteins:
- the LOC126681892 gene encoding uncharacterized protein LOC126681892, which yields MEGEAKQVVCDCGIPCRLQISSTERNPGRRFYSCYKRNNQCDFFAWVDNDMAYQMTVVRKLKSDLNAMTEERNAALLELVNAHTHVAAKTDELQELNEAFEGLKESHEMYHEENMIMMQESGLQLMEIETLKDHIKLMEVKCSDMERKNKIMKLGFFVAFAVAGCSLAVACFKKN from the exons ATGGAAGGAGAAGCTAAACAAGTTGTGTGCGATTGTGGAATTCCATGCCGTCTGCAGATTTCCTCTACTGAACGAAATCCAGGACGGAGATTTTACAGCTGTTATAAGAGAAAT AATCAATGCGATTTTTTTGCCTGGGTAGATAACGACATGGCCTATCAGATGACGGTGGTCAGGAAGTTGAAAAGTGATCTTAACGCCATGACTGAAGAACGCAATGCCGCTCTACTGGAACTAGTTAATGCCCATACTCATGTGGCAGCTAAAACTGACGAACTGCAGGAACTTAATGAGGCCTTCGAGGGATTGAAGGAGTCTCATGAGATGTACCACGAAGAAAATATGATTATGATGCAGGAAAGTGGTCTGCAACTTATGGAGATAGAGACTCTGAAGGACCACATCAAGCTGATGGAAGTCAAGTGCTCAGACATGGAGAGGAAAAACAAGATCATGAAGCTTGGTTTTTTTGTGGCTTTTGCAGTTGCCGGTTGCAGTTTAGCCGTTGCTTGCTTCAAGAAAAATTGA
- the LOC126681894 gene encoding E3 ubiquitin-protein ligase SINA-like 10: MDFPRNPFITPVPSVATIATDSSISEYTNCSYSQSNQKMSDNIVVSSLNMELMDCPICCEPFTTPIIQCENGHATCNACSEKTQKCHSCTLPIRRMRNRILEDVAESLRVCCSFKNYGCPETVRYPDKINHEKLCSFIECSCPIEVCNVKGTSEMIYAYCKVMHKDFVKLFVFGRKFPVSVRLNDNFFILQEENTDIVFVLNDTTCSYGNILTMCCLRPLAAGCCPHEIEVNVNSSHKFHSATQNIQGTSNYYRSFSGFLLDSDHEFFADGMIKMELCVYHAPELA, encoded by the exons ATGGATTTTCCAAGAAACCCTTTCATTACACCCGTTCCATCAGTT gCAACCATAGCAACTGATTCAAGCATTTCAGAGTACACAAATTGTTCTTATTCTCAGAGTAACCAGAAGATGTCCGATAATATTGTTGTATCTTCACTTAATATGGAACTTATGGATTGCCCAATATGCTGTGAACCCTTTACAACTCCAATTATTCAG TGTGAAAATGGACATGCAACATGCAACGCATGCTCGGAGAAGACTCAAAAGTGTCATTCTTGCACCCTGCCTATCAGGAGAATGAGGAACCGGATTCTGGAAGATGTTGCTGAGTCTTTAAGAGTTTGTTGCTCGTTCAAGAATTATGGATGCCCAGAAACTGTTAGGTACCCCGATAAGATCAACCACGAAAAGTTATGTTCCTTTATAGAGTGTTCATGCCCCATTGAAGTTTGCAATGTCAAGGGAACCTCTGAAATGATTTATGCTTATTGTAAAGTGATGCATAAAGATTTTGTGAAGCTGTTTGTTTTTGGTCGTAAATTCCCTGTTTCTGTCCGGCTGAATGATAATTTCTTTATTCTCCAAGAGGAAAACACAGACATTGTGTTTGTTCTGAACGACACAACGTGTTCTTATGGGAATATTCTGACGATGTGTTGTCTTAGACCGTTAGCAGCTGGATGCTGCCCCCATGAAATTGAAGTGAATGTCAACTCAAGTCACAAGTTTCACAGTGCTACCCAAAACATTCAAGGCACCAGCAATTACTATCGTTCTTTTTCAGGGTTCCTTCTTGATAGTGACCACGAATTTTTTGCTGACGGTATGATCAAGATGGAGTTATGTGTTTATCACGCACCGGAGCTTGCTTAA